TCTATCGCACTGCGTCATAACAAGAGAGTTTACATGGGCCGAATTGCCCCTAAAAAACGGAAATCAGCGCAGTCTGTGCCGCTGATGCAAAGAATCACCCAGTTAGTCCGCCCGCACCGCGAGGAGGAAGCCATGCCCAATGCTGCATCATCCCGTACGCCACAATGGGCGTTACGCATCTGGCATCTGACGGATAATTTGCGCTGGATGGATCCCCTGCCCGCCATGCACCGGCGCGGCATTGTGCTGGCGTTAATCGTGCTGCTGGTGGCCATTCTCTGGCCTGCACCCACCACGCGCTATCCGGTGGAACAGCCGGTCACGCCGTCGCGCGAGGTGCCGATGCAGGCTGAGTTGCAGGGCAATACTCCCGCGGCACCGGCGGCGAAAGCGGACAGCCAGGGCGCCTGGCGCAGCTATCAAATCGCCTCCGGGCAAACGCTGGCGCAGCTGTTCCGTGACAATAATCTGCCGGTAAACGATGTGTTTGCTATGGCGCAGGTTGAGGGCGACGATAAACCGCTGAGCACCCTGCGCAGCGGGCAGCAGGTGAAGATTCGTCAGGATGCACAGGGCGTGGTCACTGGCCTGACGATTGAAACCGACAATGGCCCGGTGTTGTTTACTCGCCAGCCAGACGGTTCCTTTCTTCGCGCGCAGTAATTCTTGCGTCAGCGGACGATGGCGTTCTGCCTACTCTCCCGCCCGCTCTCTTTATCCGCCTTATGGCGCAGATCGCATCTCCGGCAGCATCCGCCGAATCGCAGGCAATAAAAAACCCGGCCGAAGCCGGGTTTCTTGTCGAACGCAATCAGGCAAGCCTGACGCCATTCTTAACGCAATTACTTCGCAGCAACCACGTTCACGATCAGTTTCGCAGTCACATCGCTGTGAACCTGGAACTCAACTTCGTGCTCACCAGTGGTGCGCAGAACACCGTTTGGCAGACGAACTTCGCTCTTAGCTACTTCAACGCCTGCTGCAGTTACTGCATCAGAAACGTCGCGAGCGCCGATTGAACCGAACAGTTTGCCTTCGTCGCCTGCTTTAGACGCGATGGTAACGGTGCCCAGTGCGTTGATTTTCTCAGCGCGTTCGTTTGCAGCGCCCTGTGCGTCAGCCAGTTTGGCTTCCAGCTCAGCGCGACGTGCTTCAAAAAACTCAACGTTTTTCTTGGTAGCAGGAACAGCTTTGCCCTGTGGTACCAGGAAGTTACGAGCGTAGCCCGCTTTAACGTTAACCTGATCACCTAAGACGCCCAGGTTTGCTACTTTATCAAGCAGAATAACTTGCATTACCTTATCCTCTCAAAGTCGTTAATGGACAGTGACCGATTACTGATGACGATCAGTGTACGGCAGCAGAGACAGGTAACGCGCGCGCTTGATAGCACGAGCCAGCTGACGCTGGTATTTAGCACGAGTACCGGTGATACGGCTTGGAACAATCTTGCCGCTTTCAGTGATGTAGTTTTTCAGCGTTGCGATATCTTTATAATCGATCTCTTGAACGCCTTCCGCGGTGAAACGGCAGAACTTGCGACGACGGAAATAACGTGCCATTAGGCTAGTCTCCAGAATCTATCAATTCAATCTGCTCGGCATGTAACACCAGTTTACTGAGGCCATTGCGTGCCTGATGGCAGCTAATAAAACCTTCAAGACTGAGTTGCGTGCCGACCGTTATATGTTGAGTAATGACCTGATGGTGGCTGCCGCTAATAATAACAGGCAATCGACACCAGGCTTGCCGGCTGAAACCGGCCTCTTCCTGCTGCGAGCGGTGCTCAAGCACAAACTGGCAGTGTGGAATACCGGACGGGCTCACTTTTCGCACTGGCGTCTTGCACACGGTGCCAGACAGGCGCAGTCGATTTGCCGTCACGGTTGATTACTCTTCAGAATCCCCAGCATCCGAATCATCCGAGGTTTCGTTGGCGAAATCTTCACGGCGATCACGGCGCTCGTCTTTCGCTTTTACCATCGGAGATGCTTCGGTAACCGCGTTTTTAACGCGCATAACCATGCTGCGGATAACGGCGTCGTTGAAGCGGAAGTTTGTTTCCAGCTCATCGATAGCAGACTGCGGTGCTTCAACGTTCAGCAGAACGTAGTGGGCTTTGTGCAGTTTGTTGATCGGGTAAGCCAGCTGACGGCGGCCCCAGTCTTCCAGGCGGTGGATCGTACCTTCTGCGCCAGTGATAGCTGCAGAATAACGCTCGATCATGCCAGGAACCTGTTCGCTTTGGTCAGGATGAACCATAAATACGATTTCGTAATGACGCATCGAATTTGCTCCTTACGGATTATTCAGCCTCCTGTCGGGGTCAACCGCGGCCCATGGAAGCAAGGAACGTTGTAGGCTGTGTCTCAGAATGGTTGGCGAATCACCAGCGATTCTGAGACACAGCCCTGTAATGCGGCTGAAAAATTGACGCGTAATAATAGGGATTCCAGGCCATAAACACAAGCAGCATTACTGCTCAAAGCGGATTTATCGTGCGGGTCAGCGCCAGGCGGATGCTATCCGTCGCCTGGCCACTAAGTTGACATCAGAGAGAGCGGGTAAAAAAATCCACGGCGGCGGAGAGCGCGGCGGGCGTAATTTTGTGGCCGATCTGTTTCTCGGTCAGCCAGGTGAGCTGCGTATCCAGCGACTGCGCGCGCAACGCCTCCTGCAGACGGACGCTTTCGGTGGCTGGCACCAGCTCATCCGCCTCGCCGTGCCAGAGCAGCAGCGGACGATTACCGAGCGCGGCAAGATGCTGACTGGGATCGTAATCTGCCAGCGGCGCCATGCGCGCGGCAAAATCGGGATGTGAGGCGGGCAACGGCGGAAACAATGTCTGACTGAGCGACATAAACCAGGCCGAGCCCATCAGGCAGGCTACGCTGTGAAGCTGCGGATAACGCGCCATTGCTCCCAGCGCAGTCATGCCGCCCATCGAGGCGCCCGCGACCGCCAGTTTGCCCGGCGCGACCATCCCCTGCGCCTTCAGCGCCCGTTCCAGCCGCGGAAGCTCATCAATATTGTGTCTGAGAATGTCCCAAAAATGGTGTAGCCGTGCCTCGCTGTCGCCATCGTAACGCGCACCGTGTCGGTCCGCATCTGGCATAACGACGCGAAAACCCGCCTGAGCCAGCGCCACGGCAAAGTAGCTGTAAACCTCTTTCGACGAGGTAAAGCCGTGATAAAACAGAATGGTGGGCAGCGGCAGCGCACGTTGCCCGGCGGGTGCCGCGTGCAAACATTCAATGCCAGCCCATTGCTCAACAGCCAGTTCAATCATTCTCTTTGCCTCTCTTTCTTTGCTTCCGTATCAACAGGCATCAGGGCGCTAACACAATGCGATCCCGATCACACTTTAATCACGATAAATAGTTCTTTGATCTGCGTCATTGACGCTAAATTTTTTAATGTAACTGCCGTTAATCGTACTTTAACAATGCGATTAAAAGGTAAACAAATGAAGCGTCTCTCTCTCAGCGCCATGAGTCTTGGCTTTAAGCTGTCGGTAATGACGTCTTTGAGCGTGGCCGTGTTGGTTTTTATTTTCACGCTCGCTTTAAGCCAGAATGCAGCAAAGCAGTTACAGCAGCTCTCCGTAGAGAATATGCAAAATCAGGTGAAAGGCATGGGCGAAATGGCAGAGATGTTCAATGCCACGCTCAATGAAGAGGTCAGTAGCTATACCCAACTGTTCAGCAGTTTCCTGCCAAAAAAGTTCAGCCGTGATGAAAGCTCCCGCGTAATCGTCGGAAATGAATCAACACCCACCCTGCGCGCCGGACTGAAAACCCTGAATCTCGATCAAACCGCGGTGGATGATTTCCTGGAGCGCACCCACGCCGTTTCCACCATTTTTGTGCGCGATGGCGATGACTATATTCGTATCGCTACTTCGCTGCTGAAAGAAGATGGCAATCGCGCAATTGGCACACGGCTCGATCGCCAGAGCGCCGCCTGGAAAGCGGTATCGGGCGGCACGGTTTATCGCGGTCTCGCTACGCTGTTTGGCAAACGCTACATCACGCAGTATCAACCGGTTAAAGATGCCGGTGGGCAGGTGATCGGCATTCTGTTTGTTGGCGTGGAGATCAGCGCCCAGATTCAGCTAATGCGCGGCAAAATTCTTGAACGTTCGCTGGGCGACAGCGGTCACTTCTTTGTGCTGAATGGCGCCGCAGGCAAAGCGCACGGGCAATATCTGTTTGATCGTCAGCTGGAAGGCAAGCTGCCGGACTGGTCGGCCGATACCCAACGCTCTCTGATGGAACAACCTGTGGGTACGCAGATCGCCGAACATCGCGGCGAGCAGCAGTTTCTGGCATGGCAAAAGATGCCGGGCTGGGACTGGATTATCGTTGGCGAAGTCAGTCGTGACGCGTTACTGGCACCGATCAATCACACGCGCAATCTGTTCCTGCTCGGCGGGCTCAGCATTGTGGTGCTGTTTGCGGTGAGCTTTATCTGGATCTGCCGTCGCTGGCTGACGCAGCCGCTGAACCAGGTGATCGGCCTGGCGCAGCAGTATGCTGCCGGTAATTTGCAGGCCAGCCTGGCCACCCGCCGCGAGGATGAAATCGGTCAGCTGATCGTTGCCATTAATGGCATCGGCAACGGTCTGGCGCAGATCGTGGCGCAGGTGCGTGGCGCAGCACAGGAGATCAGCGACGGCACCGATGCGATTGCAGCGGGCAGTGGCGATATCAGCGAGCAGATTAACCGTCAGGCGAGCAGCGTTGAAGAGACCTCCGCCAGCATGGAGCAGTTGGGTGCCACGGTGGAACAGAACGCCGACAGCGTGCGCCAGGCGCTGGCGTTGGTGGCGGAAACGGCAACCGCCGTGCACCACGGCGGCGAAACGGTATCGCGCTCGGTGAGCACCATGTCAGCGATCAAAGTCTCTTCGCAAAGCATTGCCGATATTACCCAGGTGATCGAATCGATCGCCTTCCAGACCAATATCCTGGCGCTGAACGCCGCGGTGGAAGCCGCGCGTGCCGGCGAACAGGGCAAAGGTTTTGCGGTAGTGGCGGCAGAAGTGCGTGCACTGGCACAGCGCAGCGCGCAGGCGGCCAAAGAGATCGACACGCTGATTGAGGCGTCGATTAGCCACGTTACCGAAGGCAACCGGCTCTCGGCAAATACTCAGCAGGCGATGGAAAATATCGTGGTGCGCGTTGAGCAGATCAAAGCGCTAATGGGAGAGATCAACGTGGCGTCGCAGGAACAGGCGGCGGGCATCGGCCAGGTTAATCTGGCAATGTCCCATATTGGCCAGGCAACTCATCACAACAGTGAACTGGTGACACGCTCCGAAGAGACGGCGCAAGCGCTAAGCCAGAAAGGCCATCATCTGACACAGCTGGTAAGCATATTTAGCCTGAAACAGTAATGCCCGCGCGGGGATGTTTTACACTTATCTTTTCATCCCCGCTCTGGAGCATGACGATGCGAAAAAGCCTTATCCTGCTTGTGCTGTTATTAACCGGCTGTAGTGCGCTGCGCGGTACGCCGCAGCCGCCACCGGCACCCACTGCGCAATCTCAGCAAATCAGCCGCGAACAGACCCGTGGATTGCCGAAGCTGGGCACTATCACCACAACCGTACGCGGTTCTCCCGACGATGCGCAGCGCGATCTGGCTGCTCAGGCGAATCGGGCTGGCGCAACTTACTATCAAATCCTGATGATCAGTGAAACTGTCGTGCTCGGCTCGTGGTATGGCACGGCGCTGCTATATGGCCCGTCACCCACCGCAGGCACGCAGCAGTAGGCGATCCACCAGCGCGGGCGGCAGCGATTTTTGCCCGCGCGCATCAAGGCTCATCTGCGCGTAAGCATCGGCTAACGGTGGTGAACCCACGCGCAAAAGCTGCGACGTGGCCGCCAGCGCGTAAAGATCGCCTGTGACTTCGCGCGCGTCACTTTCCTGCAGACGTGGCAAACGACGCTGTAGCTGGCGCCACCGGCGATCAAAATGGCGATTAACCCCCTTCAGCTCAGCAAACTCAGCGTCCAGCATCTCCTGTAATGCGGGCTGCTTACGCAGTACGCGCAGCACGTCAAGGCACATCACATTGCCCGAACCTTCCCAGATGCTGTTCACCGGCATTTCGCGATAAAGACGCGGCAGTTCGCTCTCTTCGCAATAGCCAATACCGCCCAACACTTCCATCGCCTCGGCGACAAAAGGGATGCCCGCTTTGCAGATGGCAAACTTCACCACCGGCGTAAACAGACGGCACCAGGCGGTGGACGAAGCATCAAAACGGTGCGCCAGCTGCATCAGCAGCGCGGTTTGTGCTTCCAGCTGCAGCGCCTGTCGACCCAATACCTGCCGCATCAACGGTTGATCCACCAGGTTTTTGCCCATTACCTGTCGCTGATGGGCGTGAAACAGGGCGACAGACAGCGCCCGCCGCATTTGGCCATGACTGCCCAGCGCGCAATCCACCCGGGTAAAGCTGCCCATTTGCATGATATGCCGAACGCCGTCACCCTCTTCGCCTATAAGCCAGCCGATCGCCTCTCTAAACTCCACTTCGGCGCTGGCGTTGGCACGATTCCCCAGCTTGTCTTTTAGACGCTCAATAATGATGGCGTTACGCGTACCGTCAGGCAGCAGACGCGGCAGAAAGAAGCAGCTGATGCCCTGCTGCGTCCGTGCCAGTACCAGGTGCGCATCGCTTTGCGGGACTGAGAAAAACCACTTATGGCCCGTTAGCCGATAGGCTTCGCCCGGTCCACGTGTGGTCAGCGGTTCGGCGCGCGTGGTGTTGCTCAACACATCGGTGCCGCCCTGTTTCTCCGTCATGCCCATGCCGATCAGCAAACCGCGCTTTTGCTCAGCGGGCTGATGATGAGGATCGTAATGGTCTGAGAGCAGCGGCGTCAGCCAGTTGCTGAACAGCGTAGGCAAATGCTGGCGCAGTAGCGGAATGGCGCCAAAGGTCATGGTAAGCGGACAGAGCGTGCCCGCTTCCACCTGCGCATGCAGAATAAAACGCGCGGCGCGTGCGACCATCGCCGCTGCGGGCGGATCGTTTTGCCAGGGAAGATTATGCAGACGATTGGCGCACAGGCCATGCATTAACAGATGCCATGCCGGATGAAAACGAACCTCATCAAGACGCTCTCCGCGCGCATCGTAACGCAGTAGCTCGGGAGGAAAAGCGTTGGCCAGGCGGCCAGATTCCAGCGATTCGCTGCCGCCCAGCTGTTGGCCAACGGAGGCGAGCCGCTCAGCATCCCACTGCGCACCTTCACGGGTGACCGCTTCACGCAGCGGCGTGTCGGACAGAAACAGATTGCTGTTGCTCAGAGGGCGGGGCTGGTTGAATACGCTGTGGGTAGTCCAGTTCATGCGTCGCTCCTGTTCTCACTGGGTTAAGTATGAGAAGTGCGCGCTATTTTACCTGGGAGAAGAGGGAAATTCGGGGCGCAGATCACGCCCCGGACGATCATTTACGGCGCTGGCGCACCGCTTCAAACAGACACACACCGGTGGCCACCGACACGTTCAGCGAAGAGACGCTGCCCGACATCGGAATGCTGATCAGTTCATCGCAATGTTCACGGGTCAGACGACGCATACCTTCGCCCTCCGCGCCCATGACCAGTGCCATCGGGCCGGTCATCTTGCTCTGATAGAGGTCGTGATCGGCTTCGCCGGCGGTGCCGACAATCCAGATCTGCGCTTCCTGCAGCATACGCATGGTGCGTGCGAGGTTGGTCACGCGAATCAGCGGTACATTTTCCGCCGCGCCGCTGGCCACTTTTTTAGCGGTGGCATTCAGCTGGGCAGAACGATCTTTTGGCATGATCACAGCATGCACGCCTGCTGCATCGGCGCTACGCAGACAGGCACCGAGGTTATGCGGATCGGTAATGCCGTCGAGGATCAGCAAAAAAGGCTGCTCCAGTGAAGCGATCAGATCCGGCAGATCGTTTTCCTGATACTGACGGCCCGGCTTAACGTGCGCAATGATGCCCTGATGTGCAGCACCATCCACTTTGCTGTCCAGCCACTGGCGCGTAGCCACCTGAACCACAATGCCCTGCGCTTCCAGCGCTTTGACCAGCTGCTGCAAACGGCGATCGTCACGCCCTTTCAGGATAAACACTTCCTGAAAACGCAGCGGATCGTTATCCAGCAGCGCTTGCACCGCATGGATGCCAAAAACAATTTCACTCATTTCGTAAACTCAAGTATTTCAGCCGGAGAGGTGCTCCGGCCGGTATTAAGGATGGGCGCCGCTGGGGCGTCCGGGCAAGCATCAAGGCAGCGGATCAGCTGCTTTGCTTTTTCGCCGCGCGCTTCTGTTTCGTTGCCGTGGCGATTTTACGGGTTTTCTCTGAGGGAGATTTCACTTTTTTCTCAGCTTTTATCCCGGTTTTGGTCGCAGCCGGTTTCTTGCTGTCGCCGCGGAAAGCGGTATCAGGCTCAAAATTTTTGCCTTTACGCTGCTCACGACGACGTTTGCCGGAGTGGGCGCCGCCGCCTTTTTTCTCTTTCTCGCGGGCCGTTTTACCGGCGCCGCGCGGCTGGCGGGTGCTGGAAACCAGCGCAAAATCGATCTTGCGCTCTTCCATGTGCACTGCTTCCACGCGCACTTCCACGGTATCGCCAAGGCGATAGGTTCGGCCACCAGACTCGCCGATCAGACGCTGGCCAACCGCATCAAAGCGATAGTAGTCATTGTCCAGCGTGGAAACATGTACCAGACCATCGATAAACAGATCGGTCAGACGCACAAAGAAGCCAAAGCCGGTCACGCTGGAGATGATGCCGGTAAAGTTATTGCCGACCTGATCCAGCATGAAGTCACACTTCAGCCAGTCCGCCACATCGCGCGTCGCTTCATCGGCACGGCGCTCGGTCAGCGAACAGTGCTGACCCAGCTCAAGCATCTGGTTCATCTCGTAGTGATAGCCACCGGTTGGCGTGGTGATGCCGGTGACTTCGCCCTCCTGCTTCGCCAGCTGATACTTAATGGCGCGGTGCAGCAGCAGATCGGGATAACGACGAATCGGCGAGGTAAAGTGCGCGTACGACGTCAGCGCCAGGCCAAAGTGGCCACGGTTTTCCGGATCGTAAACTGCCTGCTTCATCGAACGCAGCAGCATGGTTTGCAGCATTTCATGATCGGGACGGTCGGCGATCGCTTCCAGCAGCGCGGCATAATCGATCGGCTGCGGCTTATTGCCACCCGACAGCGTCAGACCAAGCTCATTAAGCACGGTGCGGAAGCTGGTGATACTGTCATCACTTGGGCGATCGTGGTCGCGGAACAGCGCAGGCTCTTCGTGCTTCTCAACAAAACGCGCAGAGGCGATGTTCGCGAGGATCATGCACTCTTCGATCAGCTTGTGCGCATCGTTACGCACCGTCTGCTCAACGCGCTCAATGCGACGCTCAGCGTTGAAGATAAATTTCGCTTCTTCGGTCTCAAATGAGATGCCGCCACGCTGATCGCGTGCGGTGCTTAGCACCTGATACATGTTGTGGAGCTCCTGCAGATGCGGCACCAGCGCGTGATACTGCTCGCGCAGCTCCTGGTTGCCCTGCAGAATATTCCACACTTTGTTATAGGTCAGGCGCGCGTGCGAGTTCATCACCGCTTCGTAATGCCTGAATCCGGTCAGCTTACCGCTGGCGGAAATGGTCATCTCGCACACCATACAGAGACGGTCGACCTGCGGATTAAGCGAGCAGAGCCCATTAGACAGCACTTCCGGCAGCATCGGGATAACCTGCGACGGGAAATAGACGGAGGTGCCACGACGATGCGCTTCGTCATCAAGCGGTGTGCCCGGACGGACATAGTAGCTGACGTCAGCAATGGCTACCCACAGGCGCCAGCCACCGCCGCGTTTTTTCTCACAGAACACTGCATCATCAAAGTCGCGGGCGTCTTCGCCATCAATGGTGACCAGCGGCAGCTGACGCAGATCGACGCGTCCGGCTTTCGCCTCTTCCGGTACTTCTTCGCTCAGCGTTGAAATCTGCTGTTCCAGTTCCGGCGGCCATTCGTGCGGAATTTCGTGGGTCCGTAGCGCCATGTCAACGGCCATGCCGGTGCCCATGTTATCGCCCAGCACCTCGACAACTTTACCGATCGCTTTTGTGCGGCGCGTTGGACGCTGGGTGAGTTCAACCACCACCACAAAGCCCATGCGCGCGCCCATCAGCTCTTCTGGCGGAATGAGAATATCAAAGCTCAGACGGCTGTCGTCCGGTACCACAAAGCCCACGCCCGCTTCGGTAAAGTAGCGACCGACGATTTGGTTGTTACGCGGCTCAAGCACGCGAACCACGCGTGCTTCACGGCGGCCCTTGCGGTCAGCGCCCATTGGCTGAGCGAGGATGATATCGCCATGCATGCACATCTTCATCTGTTCGGCTGAAAGGTAGAAATCCTCTTTTTGCCCTTCGGCGCGCAGAAAGCCGAAGCCGTCGCGGTGGCCGATCACCTTGCCGCGTAGCAAATCAAGGCGCTCTGGCAGCGCGTAACATTGACGTCGGGTAAACACCAGCTGACCGTCGCGCTCCATGGCGCGCAGTCGACGGCGCAGCGCTTCCAGCTGCTCTTCTCCGCTGATGTTCATTTCCTGCGCCAGCTCTTCGCGGCTGGCCGGTTTTTCACGTTTGTCTAAATGCGCAAGTATGAACTCGCGACTTGGAATAGGGTTTTCGTATTTTTCAGCTTCTCTTTCCTGAAAAGGATCGTTTGACATTGCGGGTCCTCCGTTGTCATCGGGCCGGGTGCGCACCTGGCTCCGGGAGTAAGATTTTATAAAGCGGGTGATTTTCGCGCACAAGGTCAGCAAGGGTGTAATTATCCAGCTCCTTTAAAAAAATTTGGACGGCATTATTCAGGATTCCCCTGAGCCGGCAAGCAGGTGTAATGGCACAGGTTTCACAGTTCACCAGTTGCAACGGCTCCAACCGACGGACGACTTCACCAACAACAATTTTTTCCGCCGGCATCGCCAGCCGGATACCGCCATTTTTACCGCGCGTGGTCAAAATAAACCCCTCGCGGCTAAGTTGATTAACTATTTTGACCATATGATTACGCGAAACACCATAAATTTCAGTGACTTCGGTAATATTTGTCATGTGACCGGTTGGGAGCGAAGCCATGTAGATCAGCGCACGCAAACCGTAGTCGGTAAAACTTGTCAGCTGCAATGATACCTCGTTGCATCGCCCAGGGCGATTTACTCATCTAACAGGATAGCCGTATTGTCTGATAAGCAGCAGCAGACATCCACGATATAGTGCTAGCAAGTGTAGATTTTCTAAAAGGAAAAGAGAACCGACGTGGCCCGGATATCACCGATTACGGCTCAAACCTGGCTGAAGAGTGGAAAAGAAAAGGCCGGAACGTGTCCGGCCCTGGCTGATTATGCGTCGAACGGGTCGCGCAGAATCATGGTTTCACTGCGATCCGGCCCGGTAGAGATAATATCCACCGGCACGCCCGTTAACGCTTCGACACGTTTGATGTAGTCGCGTGCGGCCTGCGGTAAGCCTTCCAGCGTTTTCACGCCAAAGGTATTTTCACTCCAGCCCGGCAGCGATTCGTAAATCGGCTCAATGCCTTCCCAACCTTCAGCGGCCAGCGGCGTAGTCGTCACTTCTTTGCCATTCGGCATACGGTAGCCGACGCAAATTTTGATCTCTTTCAGGCCATCCAGTACGTCCAGCTTGGTCATGCAGAAGCCGGAAAGTGAGTTGATCTGCACGGCGCGACGCACCGCAACCGCATCAAGCCAGCCAGTACGACGACGGCGACCGGTTGTCGCGCCAAACTCGTTGCCTTTAGTGCAGAGGAACTCGCCAGTTTCATCGAACAGTTCCGTCGGGAAAGGACCAGCGCCAACGCGCGTGGAGTAGGCTTTCACGATACCCAGCACATAATCGACATAACGTGGACCAATACCAGAACCGGTAGCAACGCCACCCGCGGTAGTGTTGGAAGAGGTCACGTAAGGATAGGTACCGTGGTCGATGTCCAGCAGCGTGCCCTGCGCGCCTTCGAACATGATGAGATCACCACGCTGACGCGCCTGATCCAGCAGGTCGGAAACGTCCACTACCATGCTGGTCAGGATATCCGCAACCGCCATGACATCATTCAGCACGGTATCGTAGTCAACCGCATCGGTTTTGTAGTAGTGCACCAGCTGGAAGTTGTAGAAATCAACGATCTCTTTCAGCTTCACGGCGAAGGTCTCTTTGTTAAAGAGATCGCCAACGCGCAGACCGCGGCGAGCGACTTTATCTTCGTAAGCCGGGCCGATACCACGGCCGGTGGTACCGATGGCTTTATCGCCACGTGCTTTTTCGCGCGCCAGATCCATCGCCACGTGATATTGCAGGATCAGCGGACAGGCTTCAGAAATCAGCAGGCGTTCGCGTACCGGTATGCCGCGCTCTTCCAGGCCTTTCATCTCTTTCATCAGCGCAGCAGGCGACAGCACCACACCATTGCCGATGATGCTGGTGACGTTCTCACGCAGGATGCCAGAAGGAATTAAGTGGAGGACGGTTTTTTCACCGTTGATGACTAAAGTGTGGCCTGCATTATGACCACCCTGGTAACGCACCACATAGTTAGCACGCTCAGTCAGAAGGTCTACAATCTTACCTTTACCTTCGTCACCCCATTGGGTGCCCAGTACGACGACGTTCTTACCCATTTCTCAAAATCACCGATTGCTTAAAAATGGATTCTACCATCGTCATTTTTCGGTTTCAGCACTTTTAGCATACGATTGCGGAGTTTTTTTGAACATTTCCTGAACAGCAATTTCTGTTATGTCAGCCAATGTTTTGCCGTAGCGCTTATCCAGGTCAATTACTGCCGTGGACACGCAACATGTAGTAAACCACCACGCCTGCGACCACTAATCCACCACCGAAGCGCTGCAACAGACGATCGGGCAATTGCGTCATAGATTGAATCATACGACGCCATAAACCGGGTGCCAGCATCGGGCCAAGCCCTTCGAGTACCAATACCAACGCCAGCGCCGTCCAGATAGTTGAGTTCATTACTGATAATTTTCCAAAAAAAAGGGCCGGAACAGATTCCGGCCCGAGCTGTTATAGCAGTTTCTTAACGCGTTGCGTGAGCTGGCGATTTCATAAAGCGGAAGAAATCGCTGTCCGGGCTCATCACCATGATGTCCTGGTTACTCTGGAAGCTGTTTTCATACGCGCGCAGGCTGCGCAGGAACGCGTAGAAATCGGGATCCTGACTGAATGCATCAGCAAACAGCTTAGCGGCATCGGCATCGCCTTCACCACGAGTAATCAGCGCCTGACGCTGCGCTTCTGCCAGCGTACGGGTCACTTCATAATCTGCACCGGCACGCAGTTTCTCTGCCTCTTCCTGCCCCTGTGAACGCTGGCTACGTGCAACCGCTTCACGCTCAGCGCGCATACGGTTGTAGATAGCGTCAGACACTTCCGCAGGCAGGTTGATCTGCTTGATGCGCACATCCACAACCTGGATACCTAATGCTGCCATGCTGTTTGGATTGATGGCTGGCTCATTACTGGTGGTTTCGCGCTCAACGCGTGCCGCCACGCTGGCAATAGCGTCATCTGCAGCAGGTGTCTGCACATCGTCATCACGACCCGCGCTA
The sequence above is drawn from the Duffyella gerundensis genome and encodes:
- the rnr gene encoding ribonuclease R, producing MSNDPFQEREAEKYENPIPSREFILAHLDKREKPASREELAQEMNISGEEQLEALRRRLRAMERDGQLVFTRRQCYALPERLDLLRGKVIGHRDGFGFLRAEGQKEDFYLSAEQMKMCMHGDIILAQPMGADRKGRREARVVRVLEPRNNQIVGRYFTEAGVGFVVPDDSRLSFDILIPPEELMGARMGFVVVVELTQRPTRRTKAIGKVVEVLGDNMGTGMAVDMALRTHEIPHEWPPELEQQISTLSEEVPEEAKAGRVDLRQLPLVTIDGEDARDFDDAVFCEKKRGGGWRLWVAIADVSYYVRPGTPLDDEAHRRGTSVYFPSQVIPMLPEVLSNGLCSLNPQVDRLCMVCEMTISASGKLTGFRHYEAVMNSHARLTYNKVWNILQGNQELREQYHALVPHLQELHNMYQVLSTARDQRGGISFETEEAKFIFNAERRIERVEQTVRNDAHKLIEECMILANIASARFVEKHEEPALFRDHDRPSDDSITSFRTVLNELGLTLSGGNKPQPIDYAALLEAIADRPDHEMLQTMLLRSMKQAVYDPENRGHFGLALTSYAHFTSPIRRYPDLLLHRAIKYQLAKQEGEVTGITTPTGGYHYEMNQMLELGQHCSLTERRADEATRDVADWLKCDFMLDQVGNNFTGIISSVTGFGFFVRLTDLFIDGLVHVSTLDNDYYRFDAVGQRLIGESGGRTYRLGDTVEVRVEAVHMEERKIDFALVSSTRQPRGAGKTAREKEKKGGGAHSGKRRREQRKGKNFEPDTAFRGDSKKPAATKTGIKAEKKVKSPSEKTRKIATATKQKRAAKKQSS
- the rlmB gene encoding 23S rRNA (guanosine(2251)-2'-O)-methyltransferase RlmB, whose amino-acid sequence is MSEIVFGIHAVQALLDNDPLRFQEVFILKGRDDRRLQQLVKALEAQGIVVQVATRQWLDSKVDGAAHQGIIAHVKPGRQYQENDLPDLIASLEQPFLLILDGITDPHNLGACLRSADAAGVHAVIMPKDRSAQLNATAKKVASGAAENVPLIRVTNLARTMRMLQEAQIWIVGTAGEADHDLYQSKMTGPMALVMGAEGEGMRRLTREHCDELISIPMSGSVSSLNVSVATGVCLFEAVRQRRK
- the nsrR gene encoding nitric oxide-sensing transcriptional repressor NsrR, whose amino-acid sequence is MQLTSFTDYGLRALIYMASLPTGHMTNITEVTEIYGVSRNHMVKIVNQLSREGFILTTRGKNGGIRLAMPAEKIVVGEVVRRLEPLQLVNCETCAITPACRLRGILNNAVQIFLKELDNYTLADLVRENHPLYKILLPEPGAHPAR
- a CDS encoding isovaleryl-CoA dehydrogenase; protein product: MNWTTHSVFNQPRPLSNSNLFLSDTPLREAVTREGAQWDAERLASVGQQLGGSESLESGRLANAFPPELLRYDARGERLDEVRFHPAWHLLMHGLCANRLHNLPWQNDPPAAAMVARAARFILHAQVEAGTLCPLTMTFGAIPLLRQHLPTLFSNWLTPLLSDHYDPHHQPAEQKRGLLIGMGMTEKQGGTDVLSNTTRAEPLTTRGPGEAYRLTGHKWFFSVPQSDAHLVLARTQQGISCFFLPRLLPDGTRNAIIIERLKDKLGNRANASAEVEFREAIGWLIGEEGDGVRHIMQMGSFTRVDCALGSHGQMRRALSVALFHAHQRQVMGKNLVDQPLMRQVLGRQALQLEAQTALLMQLAHRFDASSTAWCRLFTPVVKFAICKAGIPFVAEAMEVLGGIGYCEESELPRLYREMPVNSIWEGSGNVMCLDVLRVLRKQPALQEMLDAEFAELKGVNRHFDRRWRQLQRRLPRLQESDAREVTGDLYALAATSQLLRVGSPPLADAYAQMSLDARGQKSLPPALVDRLLLRACGG
- a CDS encoding adenylosuccinate synthase, encoding MGKNVVVLGTQWGDEGKGKIVDLLTERANYVVRYQGGHNAGHTLVINGEKTVLHLIPSGILRENVTSIIGNGVVLSPAALMKEMKGLEERGIPVRERLLISEACPLILQYHVAMDLAREKARGDKAIGTTGRGIGPAYEDKVARRGLRVGDLFNKETFAVKLKEIVDFYNFQLVHYYKTDAVDYDTVLNDVMAVADILTSMVVDVSDLLDQARQRGDLIMFEGAQGTLLDIDHGTYPYVTSSNTTAGGVATGSGIGPRYVDYVLGIVKAYSTRVGAGPFPTELFDETGEFLCTKGNEFGATTGRRRRTGWLDAVAVRRAVQINSLSGFCMTKLDVLDGLKEIKICVGYRMPNGKEVTTTPLAAEGWEGIEPIYESLPGWSENTFGVKTLEGLPQAARDYIKRVEALTGVPVDIISTGPDRSETMILRDPFDA